A part of Paraburkholderia largidicola genomic DNA contains:
- the leuC gene encoding 3-isopropylmalate dehydratase large subunit, which translates to MAQTLYDKLWNTHVVHTEEDGTTILYIDRQLLHEVTSPQAFEGLKLSERPVWRISANLAVSDHNVPTTDRSHGIADPVSKLQVDTLDANCDAFGITQFKMNDMRQGIVHIIGPEQGATLPGMTIVCGDSHTSTHGAFGALAHGIGTSEVEHVLATQTLLQKKSKNMLVKVEGQLPRGCTAKDIVLAIIGKIGTAGGTGYAIEFGGSTIRALSMEGRMTVCNMAIEAGARAGMVAVDDTTVDYLKGRPFSPQGVEWDQAVEYWKQFKTDAGAHFDRVVELNAAEIVPQVTWGTSPEMVTSVDARVPDPEKEKDPVKRDAMERALQYMALEPNLPIESIKPDKIFIGSCTNARIEDLRAAAWVVKKLGRRVAPNIRLAMVVPGSGLVKAQAEREGLDKVFTDAGFEWREPGCSMCLAMNADRLEPGERCASTSNRNFEGRQGAGGRTHLVSPAMAAAAAIEGHFVDIRKLG; encoded by the coding sequence ATGGCACAGACTCTCTACGACAAATTGTGGAACACACACGTGGTCCACACGGAAGAAGATGGCACGACGATTCTCTATATCGACCGTCAACTGCTGCATGAAGTGACCAGCCCGCAGGCATTCGAAGGGCTGAAGCTCTCGGAGCGCCCGGTGTGGCGCATCAGCGCGAATCTGGCGGTGTCGGATCACAACGTGCCGACCACGGATCGCAGCCACGGCATCGCCGACCCCGTGTCGAAGCTGCAGGTCGATACGCTCGACGCGAACTGCGACGCATTCGGCATCACGCAGTTCAAGATGAACGACATGCGTCAGGGCATCGTTCACATCATCGGGCCGGAACAGGGCGCGACGCTGCCGGGCATGACGATCGTTTGCGGCGACTCGCATACGTCGACGCACGGTGCGTTCGGCGCGCTGGCGCACGGCATCGGCACGTCGGAAGTCGAGCACGTGCTCGCCACGCAGACGCTTCTGCAGAAGAAGAGCAAGAACATGCTGGTCAAGGTCGAAGGCCAGTTGCCGCGCGGCTGCACCGCGAAGGACATCGTGCTCGCGATCATCGGCAAGATCGGCACGGCGGGCGGCACGGGCTACGCAATCGAATTCGGCGGCTCGACCATTCGCGCGCTGTCGATGGAAGGCCGCATGACCGTCTGCAATATGGCGATCGAAGCGGGCGCGCGCGCCGGCATGGTCGCCGTCGACGACACGACCGTCGACTACCTGAAGGGCCGTCCCTTCTCGCCGCAGGGCGTGGAATGGGACCAGGCCGTCGAATACTGGAAGCAGTTCAAGACCGATGCGGGCGCGCATTTCGATCGCGTGGTCGAACTGAACGCTGCCGAAATCGTGCCGCAGGTCACGTGGGGCACGTCGCCGGAAATGGTCACGTCCGTCGACGCACGCGTGCCGGATCCGGAGAAGGAAAAGGACCCGGTCAAGCGCGACGCGATGGAGCGCGCGCTGCAGTACATGGCGCTCGAACCGAATCTCCCCATCGAATCGATCAAGCCGGACAAGATTTTCATCGGCTCGTGCACGAACGCTCGTATCGAAGATCTGCGCGCGGCAGCGTGGGTCGTGAAGAAGCTCGGCCGCCGCGTGGCACCGAACATCCGTCTCGCGATGGTCGTGCCGGGCTCGGGCCTCGTGAAGGCGCAAGCCGAACGCGAAGGTCTCGACAAGGTCTTCACGGATGCGGGTTTCGAATGGCGTGAGCCGGGTTGCTCGATGTGCCTCGCCATGAACGCTGACCGGCTGGAGCCGGGCGAGCGCTGCGCATCCACGTCGAACCGCAATTTCGAAGGCCGTCAGGGCGCGGGCGGACGCACGCACCTCGTCAGCCCCGCCATGGCAGCGGCTGCCGCCATCGAAGGGCATTTCGTCGACATTCGCAAGCTGGGATGA
- a CDS encoding entericidin A/B family lipoprotein has translation MNIDRIALLRRFALATLAGLLLGLAGCNTVHGFGEDLQHLGGSISDKAAK, from the coding sequence ATGAACATCGATCGCATCGCACTTCTGCGCCGATTCGCACTCGCGACGCTAGCCGGGCTGCTGCTCGGACTCGCTGGGTGCAACACGGTGCATGGCTTTGGCGAAGACCTGCAGCATCTGGGCGGGTCGATCAGCGACAAGGCGGCAAAGTAA